A single region of the Pseudodesulfovibrio sp. JC047 genome encodes:
- a CDS encoding chemotaxis protein CheX, protein MDVKLAKPFIKAAVDVLSTMAFIKPEVGKPYVKKNNVAAGDVSGMVGITGEKNGSVSLSFSKGCAVAIVKNMLGDEIDDIMQDVKDAVGELTNMISGQARAGLAEQGFVFQGSTPTVVMGDNHTISHMAKSPIMAIPFTTKDGDFTIEFCFE, encoded by the coding sequence ATGGATGTTAAATTGGCAAAACCCTTCATAAAAGCAGCCGTTGATGTACTGTCTACCATGGCATTCATCAAGCCGGAGGTAGGCAAGCCCTACGTCAAGAAAAATAATGTCGCGGCGGGAGACGTCTCAGGCATGGTAGGCATCACCGGCGAAAAAAACGGGAGCGTTTCTCTCTCATTCTCCAAGGGATGTGCCGTCGCTATCGTCAAGAACATGCTCGGCGACGAGATTGATGATATTATGCAAGACGTCAAGGATGCGGTTGGTGAACTGACAAACATGATTTCAGGCCAGGCCCGAGCAGGACTTGCCGAACAGGGATTCGTGTTCCAAGGCTCCACGCCAACAGTTGTCATGGGGGACAATCACACCATCTCGCACATGGCGAAATCCCCTATCATGGCCATCCCCTTCACGACGAAGGACGGGGACTTCACCATTGAATTTTGCTTTGAGTAA